From the genome of Desulforegula conservatrix Mb1Pa:
GGCGGTTCAGTTATTGGAGACTTCTTCTTATTCCTGGATATGTCAAACTCTGTGAGTCCACCGGCAGAGCCGGGGGTTTACTTAGGATTAATTAAAAATCGGGCTGACAAGGGATTTAATATGGCTACAGACAGCAGGGACATTCTTACAAGCTGCCTTTATTTCACGGCAAACAGCCTTGCAAGGGTAATAACCAGAATGGCTGAAGAAGCTTTTCGCCCAACCGGCCTATCCCCTTCCCATGCATTTCTTCTTATCCTTGCAAATGAAAACCCTGGAATCGGGCCCAAAGAAATGAGTGGGCATCTTCAGCTTGCTCCGTCCACAGTCACAAGATTCGTTGACACTCTCGTGAACAGAGGCTTTCTTGAAAGAAAATCAGAAGGCAAGAATGTGGGGCTATTTCCAACCCAAAGCGGACTGTCGCTTCAGCCAGCAATAACCGAAGCATGGCAGTCGCTTCACCAGAGATACTCAGAAATACTTGGGATTGACGAAGGCGACGCCCTCGCAATTACAATTGATCAGGCAGCAAAAAAACTTGAAAACGCGGGATACAGACTTGCTTGCATGTGCGGCAAAGAAACGAAACAGCCTGAATAGATCGGGTTTCTAAATTCTCAATTTATGGTCGGATTTATTATAAACCAGAACAAAACGAGCAGCTCATTTAATTCATAAGGGCACCTCTAAAAATTGCCTTTTTGCGCGTTAGCAGCGTCATCGTCGTACTCGAATCCTCATTTATACAGTATAAACTCCGCTTCTCCGTGCGACGCTTCCTTGCTACCACATCAAAAATTCTAATTTTTAGAGGCACCCATAATTTCAAATTTTTTGATTTTCAAAAATGATCTCATAAAAAACAATACTTGTATGTACAAACAAAATATGCTTTTATCAATTGTATGTACAAACACCAAGACTTTTAGAAGGAGCAAAACATGAAATCATTAGGCCC
Proteins encoded in this window:
- a CDS encoding MarR family winged helix-turn-helix transcriptional regulator codes for the protein GGSVIGDFFLFLDMSNSVSPPAEPGVYLGLIKNRADKGFNMATDSRDILTSCLYFTANSLARVITRMAEEAFRPTGLSPSHAFLLILANENPGIGPKEMSGHLQLAPSTVTRFVDTLVNRGFLERKSEGKNVGLFPTQSGLSLQPAITEAWQSLHQRYSEILGIDEGDALAITIDQAAKKLENAGYRLACMCGKETKQPE